The following coding sequences are from one Maniola jurtina chromosome 14, ilManJurt1.1, whole genome shotgun sequence window:
- the LOC123871523 gene encoding uncharacterized protein LOC123871523, giving the protein MYRVVILLLLSPAHAQLNLDKACNFTGLRTTSFDVSTIAGRWYQLERIENTFESGDCSTTTFTVILSSQILSGLEFSSREVAGGKLVYRNASVSLSSTSSSIFGVLNFTFTGGDSYDYLIMPVTYYEQQSMVLYSCQNTDGNTSSVWAWKLGKTQSPSPELKIATEKLIAGVKDLSNATWRTTSFSETACQVNGGVNLYIFSPFVMLIIVSVPVIRNRENGYKYLAARFT; this is encoded by the exons ATGTATAGAGTggttattttattgttgttgtcACCTGCGCACGCGCAGCTCAATCTTGATAAAGCATGTAATTTCACAGGGTTAAGAACTACATCTTTTGATGTATCAACT ATAGCAGGAAGATGGTATCAGTTAGAAAGAATCGAGAACACCTTTGAGTCTGGTGACTGCTCGACCACCACCTTCACAGTCATCTTGTCAAGTCAAATCCTCTCAGGACTTGAGTTCTCCAGCAGGGAAGTGGCTGGTGGTAAATTGGTCTACAGAAATGCATCTGTTTCGCTTAGTAGTACTAGTAGTAGTATATTTGGCGTGCTGAACTTTACGTTTACTG GTGGTGATTCTTACGATTATTTGATAATGCCTGTTACTTATTATGAACAACAAAGTATGGTATTGTACAGCTGCCAGAATACGGATGGGAACACGAGTTCAG tatGGGCGTGGAAACTAGGGAAAACCCAGTCACCTTCACCAGAACTTAAGATTGCGACTGAGAAGCTAATAGCAGGTGTTAAAGATTTATCTAATGCTACTTGGAGGACGACCTCGTTTAGTGAGACAGCCTGCCAAGTCAATGGCGGAGTGAACCTTTATATTTTTTCTCCTTTCGTCATGCTAATTATAGTATCGGTCCCTGTAATCAGAAATAGAGAAAATGGATATAAATATCTAGCAGCTAGGTTCACGTGA
- the LOC123871518 gene encoding ionotropic receptor 75a-like, whose protein sequence is MLFISHIITISYVTPLILGHWIEFSVDYFKGRRVTFVCLLTCGEETWFHHNFAKYASTQNIAVSSFDIDKKLQNNSEDLDLCLKQTATSTGVLINPKCPYYEEIMYRASENVLFDSKHKWLIKEERDIFKNDVPLVNGMGDFEGTLYNETHIVNENEMTSISVLSNLNLSIDADIILSAKIDDSSFKLYEVYNFGKARNGKFVIKSIGDWNVDKGLNIPKEFKYYRRWDFQEMSFKMAVVMTPIPSVFDPQMILSMTPDYRVSTVSHTSAIILHEIAGIHNFRYNYTIMDIWVGDYIKEHKAVTNALYFREQDITPILRLHPAQFDRYDVITPPVTFIESRFYYRIPAQGVGNFENQFLRPFSSATWWCVIGICVLCCIVLLLSAIAENQPINVYHYSILSVMALICQQFFEEFEDLRRTSAAKKMTILVTGISCILIYNYYTSSVVSWLLNGPPPSINSLWELLSSPLQPILEDTGYTYSWLQLPDYYFNNKKADSEDALKIKLKNMMKKGKTIVASMNEGIELVRKGGYAYHAETNAANDRISRTFDQQELCDLDSLHSIEKVLLYSSLQKNSPYREFFSWSLARLLERGIFHCTHERTWSHEVKCAGSSPRALALGGAAPAFIVLAAGFILGTFIMLIERFCWKHGSKNRKPVIKTEKMEEWPVNKI, encoded by the exons ATGCTATTCATTAGTCACATAATAACCATCTCTTATGTGACACCGTTGATATTGGGCCATTGGATTGAGTTTTCTGTCGATTATTTCAAAGGGAGACGTGTGACTTTTGTGTGTTTATTGACATGTGGGGAAGAGACAT GGTTTCACCATAACTTTGCAAAATATGCATCAACTCAGAATATAGCTGTATCAAGTTTTGATATTGATAAAAAGCTGCAAAATAATTCCGAGGATCTCGATTTATGTTTGAAACAAACTGCAACGTCCACCGGGGTTTTGATAAATCCAAAGTGTCCTTATTATGAAGAAATCATGTATCgc gCTTCTGAAAACGTTCTCTTCGATTCCAAACACAAATGGCTTATAAAAGAAGAAAGAGATATTTTCAAAAACGACGTTCCTTTGGTAAATGGAATGGGTGATTTTGAAGGGACTCTTTACAATGAGACACATATTGTTAACGAGAACGAAATGACATCAATATCAGTTCTCAGTAATCTAAACTTGAGCATCGACGCTGATATCATATTGTCTGCGAAAATAG ATGATTCGTCGTTTAAACTGTACGAAGTGTATAATTTTGGTAAAGCACGCAACGGAAAATTTGTCATTAAAAGTATAGGAGACTGGAATGTAGATAAAg GTCTGAACATTCCAAAGGAATTTAAATACTACAGACGTTGGGATTTTCAGGAGATGTCTTTCAAAATGGCGGTAGTA ATGACACCGATTCCTTCAGTGTTTGATCCACAGATGATCTTAAGTATGACCCCCGATTATAGAGTATCTACTGTATCTCACACAAGCGCCATAATTCTACATGAAATCGCTGGGATACATAATTTTAG atacAATTACACTATTATGGATATATGGGTTGGTGATTATATAAAGGAACAcaag GCAGTGACGAATGCACTTTATTTTCGAGAACAAGACATTACGCCAATTTTGCGCCTTCATCCCGCACAATTTGATAGATACGATGTGATCACACCACCTGTCACCTTTATTGA AAGTCGATTTTACTACCGCATCCCCGCTCAAGGTGTGGGCAATTTTGAGAATCAGTTTCTACGTCCATTTTCATCAGCCACCTGGTGGTGTGTGATCGGAATTTGTGTGCTTTGCTGCATCGTTTTGCTGCTGTCAGCGATCGCGGAAAACCAGCCAATCAACGTGTATCATTACTCCATCTTGTCTGTTATGGCGCTGATTTGTCAACAAT tttttgaaGAGTTCGAAGATTTACGAAGAACATCAGCAG ccAAGAAAATGACAATCCTGGTGACGGGTATATCATGCATCTTGATCTACAACTACTATACCAGTAGCGTGGTGAGCTGGCTGCTGAACGGGCCTCCACCTTCCATCAACTCTCTGTGGGAACTGCTTTCCAGTCCACTTCAGCCAATACTCGAGGATACTGGATATACTTATTCATGGCTACAG TTACCGGACTACTATTTTAATAACAAGAAGGCAGATAGTGAAgatgctttaaaaattaaactaaaaaacatGATGAAGAAAGGAAAAACTATAGTTGCGTCTATGAACGAAGGCATCGAATTGGTTAGAAAAGGAG GATATGCATACCACGCAGAGACGAATGCGGCAAACGACAGAATTTCTCGAACCTTCGACCAACAAGAGCTATGTGATCTGGACTCTTTACATTCCATAGAGAAAGTTTTGCTTTATTCGAGTCTACAGAAGAATAGTCCGTACCGGGAGTTTTTTAGCTGGAG CCTAGCTCGTCTTCTAGAAAGAGGTATATTTCACTGCACGCATGAAAGGACCTGGTCCCACGAGGTCAAGTGTGCAGGAAGTTCCCCACGAGCCTTGGCTTTAGGTGGAGCTGCCCCGGCGTTCATTGTGTTGGCTGCTGGGTTTATCCTGGGAACTTTCATTATGCTGATAGAAAG GTTTTGTTGGAAGCATGGCTCCAAAAATAGAAAACCTGTAATTAAAACTGAGAAGATGGAAGAATGGCCCGTAAATAAAATCTAA